A single Carassius carassius chromosome 3, fCarCar2.1, whole genome shotgun sequence DNA region contains:
- the zgc:110699 gene encoding ras-related and estrogen-regulated growth inhibitor isoform X2: MSESVRKMLRAKLVVLGRDNCGKTALCVRFITRRFIGEYEHKREVTYRCQKIVDKETIELEILDTVNKECVGPAASSLESSIKWGDGFLIMYSVMDRSSFEAVSRLKRLIDHVKQTLGIPAVIVANKCDMENGRVVRTDEGQALASDLRRCCVLKSGFDWWCRCSFFELSVAEDVSAVEAACAQLVREVRQEFQRHLLAMDKRSRMLQMRHALKNKLTRSKTMQW; the protein is encoded by the exons ATGTCAGAATCTGTACGGAAGATGTTGAGGGCGAAGCTCGTGGTGCTGGGAAGAGATAACTGTGGGAAGACAG CTCTGTGTGTCAGATTTATCACCAGACGTTTCATTGGAGAGTATGAACATAAAAGgg AGGTCACCTACAGATGTCAGAAAATTGTGGACAAGGAGACGATTGAGCTGGAGATTTTAGACACTGTTAATAAG GAATGTGTAGGTCCTGCGGCATCCTCTCTGGAGAGTTCCATTAAATGGGGTGATGGGTTTCTCATTATGTACTCCGTGATGGACCGCAGCAGTTTTGAGGCTGTGTCGCGCCTGAAGAGACTGATTGACCACGTCAAACAAACGCTTG GTATTCCAGCAGTCATCGTTGCCAACAAATGTGACATGGAGAACGGCCGTGTGGTGAGGACAGATGAGGGACAGGCTTTAGCCTCAGACCTGAG GCGTTGCTGTGTGTTAAAGTCAGGGTTTGACTGGTGGTGCAGGTGCAGTTTCTTTGAGCTGTCTGTGGCAGAGGACGTTTCAGCAGTGGAGGCCGCGTGCGCGCAGCTCGTGCGTGAAGTGCGTCAGGAGTttcagcgccacctgctggctaTGGACAAGCGCTCACGGATGCTGCAGATGAGACATGCACTCAAAAACAAACTCACAAGGAGTAAAACCATGCAGTGGTGA
- the zgc:110699 gene encoding ras-related and estrogen-regulated growth inhibitor isoform X4, with translation MIMSESVRKMLRAKLVVLGRDNCGKTALCVRFITRRFIGEYEHKREVTYRCQKIVDKETIELEILDTVNKECVGPAASSLESSIKWGDGFLIMYSVMDRSSFEAVSRLKRLIDHVKQTLGIPAVIVANKCDMENGRVVRTDEGQALASDLSQGLTGGAGAVSLSCLWQRTFQQWRPRARSSCVKCVRSFSATCWLWTSAHGCCR, from the exons A TGATCATGTCAGAATCTGTACGGAAGATGTTGAGGGCGAAGCTCGTGGTGCTGGGAAGAGATAACTGTGGGAAGACAG CTCTGTGTGTCAGATTTATCACCAGACGTTTCATTGGAGAGTATGAACATAAAAGgg AGGTCACCTACAGATGTCAGAAAATTGTGGACAAGGAGACGATTGAGCTGGAGATTTTAGACACTGTTAATAAG GAATGTGTAGGTCCTGCGGCATCCTCTCTGGAGAGTTCCATTAAATGGGGTGATGGGTTTCTCATTATGTACTCCGTGATGGACCGCAGCAGTTTTGAGGCTGTGTCGCGCCTGAAGAGACTGATTGACCACGTCAAACAAACGCTTG GTATTCCAGCAGTCATCGTTGCCAACAAATGTGACATGGAGAACGGCCGTGTGGTGAGGACAGATGAGGGACAGGCTTTAGCCTCAGACCTGAG TCAGGGTTTGACTGGTGGTGCAGGTGCAGTTTCTTTGAGCTGTCTGTGGCAGAGGACGTTTCAGCAGTGGAGGCCGCGTGCGCGCAGCTCGTGCGTGAAGTGCGTCAGGAGTttcagcgccacctgctggctaTGGACAAGCGCTCACGGATGCTGCAGATGA
- the zgc:110699 gene encoding ras-related and estrogen-regulated growth inhibitor isoform X1: protein MIMSESVRKMLRAKLVVLGRDNCGKTALCVRFITRRFIGEYEHKREVTYRCQKIVDKETIELEILDTVNKECVGPAASSLESSIKWGDGFLIMYSVMDRSSFEAVSRLKRLIDHVKQTLGIPAVIVANKCDMENGRVVRTDEGQALASDLRRCCVLKSGFDWWCRCSFFELSVAEDVSAVEAACAQLVREVRQEFQRHLLAMDKRSRMLQMRHALKNKLTRSKTMQW, encoded by the exons A TGATCATGTCAGAATCTGTACGGAAGATGTTGAGGGCGAAGCTCGTGGTGCTGGGAAGAGATAACTGTGGGAAGACAG CTCTGTGTGTCAGATTTATCACCAGACGTTTCATTGGAGAGTATGAACATAAAAGgg AGGTCACCTACAGATGTCAGAAAATTGTGGACAAGGAGACGATTGAGCTGGAGATTTTAGACACTGTTAATAAG GAATGTGTAGGTCCTGCGGCATCCTCTCTGGAGAGTTCCATTAAATGGGGTGATGGGTTTCTCATTATGTACTCCGTGATGGACCGCAGCAGTTTTGAGGCTGTGTCGCGCCTGAAGAGACTGATTGACCACGTCAAACAAACGCTTG GTATTCCAGCAGTCATCGTTGCCAACAAATGTGACATGGAGAACGGCCGTGTGGTGAGGACAGATGAGGGACAGGCTTTAGCCTCAGACCTGAG GCGTTGCTGTGTGTTAAAGTCAGGGTTTGACTGGTGGTGCAGGTGCAGTTTCTTTGAGCTGTCTGTGGCAGAGGACGTTTCAGCAGTGGAGGCCGCGTGCGCGCAGCTCGTGCGTGAAGTGCGTCAGGAGTttcagcgccacctgctggctaTGGACAAGCGCTCACGGATGCTGCAGATGAGACATGCACTCAAAAACAAACTCACAAGGAGTAAAACCATGCAGTGGTGA
- the zgc:110699 gene encoding ras-related and estrogen-regulated growth inhibitor isoform X3 yields MIMSESVRKMLRAKLVVLGRDNCGKTALCVRFITRRFIGEYEHKREVTYRCQKIVDKETIELEILDTVNKECVGPAASSLESSIKWGDGFLIMYSVMDRSSFEAVSRLKRLIDHVKQTLGIPAVIVANKCDMENGRVVRTDEGQALASDLRCSFFELSVAEDVSAVEAACAQLVREVRQEFQRHLLAMDKRSRMLQMRHALKNKLTRSKTMQW; encoded by the exons A TGATCATGTCAGAATCTGTACGGAAGATGTTGAGGGCGAAGCTCGTGGTGCTGGGAAGAGATAACTGTGGGAAGACAG CTCTGTGTGTCAGATTTATCACCAGACGTTTCATTGGAGAGTATGAACATAAAAGgg AGGTCACCTACAGATGTCAGAAAATTGTGGACAAGGAGACGATTGAGCTGGAGATTTTAGACACTGTTAATAAG GAATGTGTAGGTCCTGCGGCATCCTCTCTGGAGAGTTCCATTAAATGGGGTGATGGGTTTCTCATTATGTACTCCGTGATGGACCGCAGCAGTTTTGAGGCTGTGTCGCGCCTGAAGAGACTGATTGACCACGTCAAACAAACGCTTG GTATTCCAGCAGTCATCGTTGCCAACAAATGTGACATGGAGAACGGCCGTGTGGTGAGGACAGATGAGGGACAGGCTTTAGCCTCAGACCTGAG GTGCAGTTTCTTTGAGCTGTCTGTGGCAGAGGACGTTTCAGCAGTGGAGGCCGCGTGCGCGCAGCTCGTGCGTGAAGTGCGTCAGGAGTttcagcgccacctgctggctaTGGACAAGCGCTCACGGATGCTGCAGATGAGACATGCACTCAAAAACAAACTCACAAGGAGTAAAACCATGCAGTGGTGA
- the harbi1 gene encoding putative nuclease HARBI1 has product MDIRPRLPCSQLLKPKDWSSGVCGMAISIAILDCDLLLHGRGHKTLDRFDIETVTDEFLLTTFGFPRQLVETDTEVTSHQPRCSLLLSAETHWPGSLTDRTVFKQSSVAKLFEEQDNDEGWLLGDNRYPIKQWLMTPVQNPESPADYRYNLAHTTTHEIVDRTFRAIQTRFRCLDGAKGYLQYSPEKCSHIIQACCLLHNISLQSGLDAWTFERTEATDQSGEDIAPIDTVDPEALRVRQELIENHFS; this is encoded by the exons ATGGACATTCGaccgagactgccttgctctcagctGCTGAAGCCCAAAGACTG GTCCTCTGGAGTATGTGGAATGGCAATCTCTATTGCTATTCTAGACTGTGATCTGCTGCTGCATGGCCGGGGGCACAAAACACTTGATCGATTTGATATCGAGACAGTGACGGATGAATTTCTGTTGACAACATTCGGCTTCCCAC GACAGCTTGTTGAGACGGACACAGAGGTCACGAGCCATCAGCCCAGATGTTCACTGCTGCTGAGCGCTGAGACACATTGGCCAGGTAGTCTGACAGATAGAACTGTCTTTAAGCAATCCAGTGTGGCAAAGCTGTTTGAAGAGCAAGACAATGACGAAGGTTGGCTTTTAG GTGACAATCGTTACCCTATAAAACAGTGGCTGATGACCCCAGTGCAGAATCCGGAGTCCCCTGCTGACTACCGCTATAACCTGGCTCACACAACGACACACGAGATTGTGGACCGCACATTCAGAGCCATTCAGACACGTTTCCGGTGCCTGGATGGGGCAAAAGGTTACCTGCAGTATTCTCCAGAGAAATGCTCACATATCATCCAGGCCTGCTGTTTGCTACATAATATTTCTCTGCAGTCTGGCCTCGATGCCTGGACTTTTGAGAGGACTGAGGCCACAGACCAATCAGGGGAGGATATTGCTCCCATTGACACAGTCGACCCAGAGGCTCTCAGAGTTCGACAGGAACTCATCGAAAATCATTTCAGCTAA
- the zgc:110699 gene encoding ras-related and estrogen-regulated growth inhibitor isoform X5 has translation MIMSESVRKMLRAKLVVLGRDNCGKTALCVRFITRRFIGEYEHKREVTYRCQKIVDKETIELEILDTVNKECVGPAASSLESSIKWGDGFLIMYSVMDRSSFEAVSRLKRLIDHVKQTLGIPAVIVANKCDMENGRVVRTDEGQALASDLRQTDDDEIRSLCGALAVVKLLVQTKNSLHYYD, from the exons A TGATCATGTCAGAATCTGTACGGAAGATGTTGAGGGCGAAGCTCGTGGTGCTGGGAAGAGATAACTGTGGGAAGACAG CTCTGTGTGTCAGATTTATCACCAGACGTTTCATTGGAGAGTATGAACATAAAAGgg AGGTCACCTACAGATGTCAGAAAATTGTGGACAAGGAGACGATTGAGCTGGAGATTTTAGACACTGTTAATAAG GAATGTGTAGGTCCTGCGGCATCCTCTCTGGAGAGTTCCATTAAATGGGGTGATGGGTTTCTCATTATGTACTCCGTGATGGACCGCAGCAGTTTTGAGGCTGTGTCGCGCCTGAAGAGACTGATTGACCACGTCAAACAAACGCTTG GTATTCCAGCAGTCATCGTTGCCAACAAATGTGACATGGAGAACGGCCGTGTGGTGAGGACAGATGAGGGACAGGCTTTAGCCTCAGACCTGAG acagactgatgatgatgagatcagatctctgtgtggagcactagCTGTTGTCaaactccttgtgcaaacaaaaaactCACTGCATTATTATGATTAA